AAAGAATTGTTAGAGCTACTCCAATAGTACATTGACGTATTCGCCTAGTCATATAACGATATTCCAGGACTGAGTACTAACATTGTCTCACATCGACTGCCCACCAATCCTGCCAAACAGCCAGTCAAACAGAAACCTAGGATATTCAAGCCTTATTTGAGTCTGAGAATCAAAGAAGATGTTACCAAGCAGATAGAGGCGAATGTGGTAAGGGTCACGAATTACCCTACTTGGTTGGACAATATAGTGTCGGTGCCTAAGAAGGACGGAAAGATTAGGATATGTTTGGAATtaccgagatctcaacaaagctagtcccAAGGATGAATTTCCTCTACCCAATATCCATATCCTCATTGACAACTATGCAAAGCATGATTTACAATCGTTTGTGGATTGTTTTACTAGATATCACTAGATTTTTATACACAAAGAAGATGCATAGAAGACAACATTCACCATGCCATGGGGAGTTtactgttacagggtcatgccatttggctTCAAGATTGTCagtgccacctacatgagggccatgatgacCCTTTTTCATGACTTGATCcataaagagattgaagtatacgTGGATGATATCATCATCAAGTCACGGAAGAGTACAGATCAATTGACATAAGGAAGTTCTTCGAACGGTTGCGAAGGTATAATTTGCAGTTGAATCCTACAAAGTGTGCGTTCGGAGTTCCTGCGGGAACATTGTTGGGATTTATTTGCAGCAGGAAGGGGATAGAGTTAGATCCTTCGAAGATCAAGGCTATTCAGGATGTGCCTCCTCCCAAAAGCAAGAAGGACGTAATGAGCTTTTTTGCGAGATTGAATTACATCAATCGATTCATAGCCCAGTCAAAAGTGATTTGCAAACCAGTTTTCAAGCTATTGAAGAAGGATACCACCATAAAATGGATAGAAGAATGTCAAAAGGCTTTCGACATaatcaaggagtacttgtctAGCCCGCCCATGGTGGTTCCTCCTGAACTTGGGAAGCCATTGATATTATATTTATCTGTTCTGGATAATGCATTTGGATGCGTGTTAGGACAAAATGACGAGACCGAAAAGATGGAACAAGCTATTTATTACCTGGATCGCCAAGAAGTTGAGACATTACCTGTCAGAATATACTACATATTTGATATCCAGActcgacccgctcaagtacatcttccaaAAAGCAATGCCTACGGGAAAGTTAGCAAACTGGTAAATCCTTTTCAGCGAATTCGACATCGTCTACGTGACGCAAAATTCTATTAAGGGACAGGCATTGGCTGATCATCTCGCAAAAAACCCGATAGACAAAAACTATGAGCCACTTACCACATATTTCCCAGATGAAGAAGTGTTATTCGCAGGGGAAGACATTTTGGAGTCTTACCCCGGGTGAAGAATGTTCTTCGATAGACctgcaaatttcaaaggagtatGAATCGGGGCAGTCTTAGTCTACGAATCAGGACCACATTATCCGATTTTAGCAAAGATAAGGTTCTCCTGTATAAATAATATTTAGGAGCATGAAGCGTGTATCCTTGGGATCAGGATGGCAGTCGATTCGAATATCAAGGAACTGTTGGTCATAAGAGATTCTGATTTGCTGATCCACCAAGTCCAAGGAGTGTGGACCACCAAGAACGTCAAAATCCTTCCATACTTGCATTATATAAAGGAATACTGCAATAAGTTCACCAATAtcgagttcaaacatgttcctagaatccagaatgagtttgtTGATGCTCTTGCAACGTTGTCATCCATGATTCAACACcgggacaagaatttcatcaactCTATCGAAGTAGATATCCGGGACCAGAATGCGCACTACATTCACGTAGATGAAGAGAAGATGGcaaaccatggtatcatgacaacAAGATATTTCTTGAGGCAAGAGAATACTAGAGAGTGCTACTACTGGTCAGAAATGAGAATTAAGAAGACTGGCAAACCATTTTTTCCTTAACGGGGAAGTCTATACCAGAGGCCCCCAGACTCGGGTCTGTTAAGTTGTGTAGATGCTGCCGAAGCAACAAGATTATCGGAAGAAATACATCCAGGGTCGTGCGAGCCTCACATGAACACTTTCACTTTGGCCAGGAAGATCCTGAGGGCaagatacttttggatgaccatggaaagggACAATTATCGCTACGTGGAGAAATGCCATCAATGCCAGATTAACAGGGATTTCATCAGGGTCATGCCAAATGAGTTAAATATAATGGGTTCTCCTTGGTTGTTCGCTTCTTGGGGCATGGATCTAATTGGACCCATAGAACCGGCTGCATCAAATGGGAATGTTTCATCCTGGTGGCCATTAATTATTTCACCAAGTAGGTCAAAGCTTCTACATACAAGGTCGTTACAATGAAGGTGATGGCAGATTTCGTCCGCAACAACATAGTCTGCTGATTCAGAATCCCAAAGTCAATCATAACTAATAATGCAGTCAATCTCAATAGCAATCTCATGAGGGGAATTTTTGACGTTCAAAATTGTCCATCATAATTCCTCAACATACAAGCCGCAGTTGAATAGAGCGGTTGAAGAATCTAACAAAAACATTAAGAGGATCTTGTGAAAGGTAGTAGACAATCACATGCAATGGCACAAGAAACTATCATTTGCCCTACTTGGTTACCGCACTACAATGAAGACATCTACCGGGAAAACGCCATACATGCTGGTACATGGTACTGAAGCTGTAATACCCACAAGGTTTAAGATACCATCTTTAATAATCATCCAGGAAGCCAAGTTGGATAACACAGAAAGGATACGCGTGAGGCAGCAACAACTTATGCTCATCGATGAGAAGAGGATGGATGTAGTTTGTCATGGTCAGCTGTATCAAAATAGGATGGCCAATGCATTCAACACGAAAGTGAAACCTCAGTAGTTCATGCTAGGGCAACTGGTCTGGAAGAAGATATTTCCCCATCAAGAGAAAGTTAAAGGGAAGTTCGCGCCAAATTGGAAGGGTCCTTATGTAGTCCATCGGGTATTGTCAGGAGTAGCATTAATCTTAGCATAGATAGACGGCAGAGTGAGCACAAAGCCCATTAATTCAGATGCAAATAAGATATACTACATTTGAAGACAATAGAGTTAGGTTTTGTGTAACAGAACTACACTTGACCTAACTTTCCACtgtgggatacgtaggcagccgaCGTAGAGTCTGGTCTCCCActttttgtaatagaaaatccaaataccATTTTCATATATTCAAAACTACGCCATGACTTGATTCCCTTTGGTAGGAATATGTAGGCAAACCATGTCGGATTCAGTCATTTATTGTAATCGAACTAAgttttgacctgattccttttgGATACGTAGTTAGTGTGAGTCAGACTCGATCATATCATTTCAAATTCTATTTCCTTATTTTTGCATCTATTGTTATCGAACTACGTTTTGACCTGATTTTGTTTTGATACGTAGGCCGCCTGAGTCAGGATCAGTCATTTCAATATTTCACTTACTCATACCCTCGAACTACGCTCAGACTTGATTCCATTGGATATGCAGGCAACCTAAAAAGGTTCGGTCATCACCCTAGGAAAGCCTTTGTAATGCATTGTCTAGATTAGGAATTGATCACATCAACAAGAAAACTCCATCATCGGGGGAATATTCAAGAAAAGCATCATCAGGAAAGAAGAGCCATCCAGAAATAATACTCGCATCAAGGGAACTGTCaaaacatgtcataatccggaacgacTGCATTTATCGTAATATAAATgatttttcaaaataatttttctaaAACTATGTCTTAATATATTTACCTTATTTTTCCACCTTCCAAACCTCATGACTTGATTCACATGAATCAGGGCAAGGTCAAGTTTACGATCAACACAAATCAATGCCCTTCCCctactaagaatttttctttgagcGCAGTATTGACAGGAATCAAAGGGCGCAAAATATAATCAGAATCGACGCCAGATCCACTACAACCACATGAGCTTCCAAATCTATTTATTATTAAATTCGTTTCAGTCTCGCATAGCCAAAAACTGACTTTCAATTCTTTGCAGGTATCCGGAGCCAAACCTCCAACACAACCAGATCACACCGTCTTCTCTGCCAATCAAAGCACCTTGTATATATCACATCGTCTACTCTACCAATCGGGACACCTTGTACATATCACATCATTCACTCTGCTAATAAAAGTACCTTGTACAGATCACACCGTCTGCTCTGCCAATTGGAGCACCTTGTACAGATCGCATCGTCCGCTCTACCAATCACAGTACATGGTACAGATCGCACCGTCCACTTTACTAATTAGCGCCCATTATATAGTCGTAAAGTTCGTCTTGAACACATCATCAGATTGCATAGATTTCATGTTGCTCCGCCAAATCGGAGATTTTAGATAGACCATTACAAACGTCGTAGCCAGCTTCGCCAGTCGAAGGTTGGATCGTTCAAATCCGTCACATGTCTCGCCAATCGATGGCCacaaattagaaaaataatcCTGCAGTTAAGAGTACCTCTTGGGCATGCTCCTTTATCTCTTATTGTATCTTGAATGTCTTGACATTTTATTTGTGTAGCTTACAGGCGGTTTTACATTCTTGCTTGGTTCAAATTAAAATCCTCCCATCGTGcggagattcaaattcaaattcaaagtcGAATACTCCCATAGTGCGGAGATTCAAATTCAAAGTTGAATACTCCCATCATGTGGAGATTCAAATTCAAAGTCAAATTCAAAGTCGAATATTCCCATCGCGCGGAGATTCAAATTCAATGGCAAATTCAAAGTCGAATATTCCCATTGCGCAAAAATTCAAAGTCAAATTCAAAGTCGAATACTCTCATCGTGTGTAGATTCAAATTCAATATTCAAACTCAAATTCAAAGTCAAAGTCAAACGCTCTGAAAACTTTGGAACAATACACAACCCGACTAACCTTCAAAGTCAAAGTTCAAACATCTCGTCTCCAACATCCCAAATAATGCTCCGCAACTTAGAAGCTACAAATTCAAACATCCCATCTCCTAGAGATCCCAAATAATGCTCCGCAACTCAGAGGCTCCAAATTCAAACTTTCCATTGCCCAGAGATCCCAAATAATGACTTGCCGGCAGCCATGCATCTGTAAGGCCCCGAAAAATCTTTCTAacgatttaatatttttaaagtacgccaacggtatttgggaataatgtgTTAG
This region of Nicotiana tomentosiformis chromosome 4, ASM39032v3, whole genome shotgun sequence genomic DNA includes:
- the LOC138909987 gene encoding uncharacterized protein, giving the protein MERDNYRYVEKCHQCQINRDFIRVMPNELNIMGSPWLFASWGMDLIGPIEPAASNGNVVDNHMQWHKKLSFALLGYRTTMKTSTGKTPYMLVHGTEAVIPTRFKIPSLIIIQEAKLDNTERIRVRQQQLMLIDEKRMDVVCHGQLYQNRMANAFNTKVKPQ